tgtcaagcctgaccttaaaaacttctaaggaaggagattccaccacctccctaggtaacgcattccagaccaccctcccagtgaaaaagtttttcctaataatgTTGCAGGACTGTTGACCAGATGCCATGTttctccccagaggtggccgcatcttaGGGCTTcgtgaggggtccctgtataaacagcccccatgccccaccccagatctgGCCACATCTCAGCACTGAGCGAGCAtccctgtataaccagccccatgccccaccccagaagtggccgcgTCTCCACGACGGGATGCAGGGAAAAATCTCTTTAGCAGGGAAAAATCACCCTGACCCTGGTTCACCCCGGCCTTGGCACCTTCCGCTTTATCTCTGGCGCTAGATTGTCCCCACTTCAACTAGCGCCAGGGGCTGGCGCTGCCAGGCCTGGTGCTGGGAAGAGCAAAGTGGGTCAGGCTTTTCCATGGGCCAAGGCAAACGGCTGACGTGGGAGCTGGGGACAGACCCCGGGGGGTGTTTGTATTTCACCTTCatgcggggcgggggaggatgATCCAGCCAGTctgtctgaggatctcaaagcacttaaatattGATTGATCTGTCCTCACAGCCCCTCcaccgcccccttcccccaggggatcatttttttctgtttgctagAGGGAGGAAATGAGGCAGAgcccaggagagaacccaggagtcctggctcccggccccccaTTCTCATTAATCAGTCCAGCAATCAATCAAGGGGCTCTCCCTTTAAGAGCCCCCCATAATGAGGGCCACAGCCCCAGGCCCGGCACCACTCACCCCGCAATCCGTGCCGCGGAGGGGGCGCGATCCCTGGATTTCTCCAAGCCCCTCCTCCCAGGTCGCAggcagaacccaggtgtccgggagTTGCTCTGGGAACTGGGGAAGAGAAGCAGGGTCAGGCGAGCCATGGGGGGAAGGTCAcgatccaaccccccccgccgcAGCCAACTTCCCCCGCCCgtctctttctgtttctctttctcttctcccccccccccccccgctgctccGCCCCATGGCCAGGTGACGGCCGCTGCGCTCCgggacccccgccccagccccgctcacCGGCCGGCCCCGGTCTGCCCTGCCCGCGTGTCCGGCTCCGGTCCCGGCTGGGGGGGCAGCGGCTGCTCAAACTCGTTTTCCAGCCCGGGCTTGGAAACACAACACCTGTGACATCAGCgcctgggaggggagggcacgtcagggccagccacagccccaagaacccaggagtcctggctcccagcccccccctgctctaaccactagaccccgctcccctcccagagccggggggagaacccaggagtcctggctcccaggcccctccccccattctaaCCAATAGACgccactctcctcccagggccaaagagagaacccaggagtcctggctcccagccccccctgctctaaccactagaccccgctcccctcccagagctggggggagaacccaggagtcctggctcccaggcccctcgCTCTAACCAATAGACACCACTgtcctcccagagccggggggggaggggagagaacccaggcgtcctggctcccagctccccccaaaAGCCCCCGGCAGGCCGGGTGTGGATCACAAAGCAGGGGAAGTTGAACAGTTAAACCGAGAGCCAGAGCCCTGCACGAGGTCTGGGCTGGGACTTTCTGCCCTTATGTAATGGCCCCTAGGCCAAGAACTCAGTCCCACCCAtctccttggctctgggaggggagtgggggctagtggttagagcaggggggctgggagcccggactcagTTTGAGCAGGttctttcacctctctgtgccttggtttccctgccTAGGAGCAGGGTGACTCTTCCCCTGCTGGGCCCATGTCTGCTGGTTAATTACCAGCAAGGTGGTTGGGGGGGGAATCCACAAGCAGCCACAAAgaaccccacccttccccctcccgccctgaaACCTCCCCTGCCACTCACTGTGTGCACCTGGCCCCATGGGAGCCTGTCCCAGGCACTCTGCTGGGTCAGGGGGCTAGGGCACAgggtctttcccctctagggggccgTGGCTCCCACAGGGCCCCATGGTGGGGgtctggctggctctggggtgcagggaaCAGAACATgggctctccctgccctgcctggtttCACACAACCTCAGGGATTATACAACCCCAACCTCGTGGCCTGTATAAACATGGGGGCTGGGCAATCAGCTACACCAGGAATTTCAGaggcttagagcaggggggctgagaggcaggactcctgggctctattcccagcttggggaggggagtggggactagtggttagagcagaggggctgggagccaggacgcttGGGTTCCATCCTTGACTCTGTGACAAGGCTCCCAGGGAGGAGTCCGACATCCGTGAGAGAAACCAGTTTGTCTCCCCCGGGCCTGGCAGATCGAGACAGGCTGAGTCCTGCCGGCTGACACCCAAATTTACCTGCCGGGAGTTTCCCTTGGGAACTGCGTTCCCACGAGAGCCTGGCAGGGCGCTGCAGGTGCGGGTTGAAAACCAGaaccagtttaaaaaatataagaGGGCTAATTCGAAGGGCCCCGTGCCCCCACTCCTTGCCCCCAGCCAGTTCCCACCTTGGGAACAGATTGGAGCCAGCGCGCTTACAGGGGAAGGGTCCCATGTCCCCCGGAGCCAGCCAGCCCGCCCCCCTGGTCAGGGCCACCCCTTCTCTCCATACACCCCCCAGCTGCTCTGTCGCCAGCCACCAGGGGGCCTCAGGCAATTTGTGGAAGAGGGACTGGACTCCCGTGCCCTCCCCGCTGGCTGCAACACACCCCAGAGCTGGGTGCAAAGTCCACAGGCCCTGATAAGAAGAACTGCCCCCTGAAGGTCAGtgcaggggagcagtgggggcagggcaggcagccagCCATTGAAGGGTTAATTGGCCCCAGATCTCTGTCTTCCCCTTACCCCTTCCCCAGCTGACAGGTCCATGTGGCATGCCCCAGGGGCTTGTTCAAACCCACCACCGGCCTGTGGGATTCCAGCATTTGTGTGGGAACAGTCAGCgtaggctgggagccaggactcctgggttctctccctggctctgggaggggagcggggtctagtgggttagagcataCGGGCGGGGGAGTGTCCAGCAGAGATTtcccacctctgtgcctcagtttccctcactgTATAACAGGAATGAGGATCCTGACTCCGCTCCCCATGGCGAAAGAGTTTATGAGGCTCAACTAATTAACCCACATTAATGGCTTTGAGATCCAGGGCCAGAAGCACCAACAGAGAGTCCTGCAATCAGctgtctccccaccccaagccagagccGCTGGGGTTGCTAGTGCTGAGCTCTCAGCCCCTGGCTGCCTGAGGAACCCCACAGAGCAAGGAGGGGGCCCCATAAAATTCCCTCAACCTCTGCCCAAACCCTCCTCTTGGTAGGGAGCAGCAAAGGGAGCCCTTTTatagccctgcccccttcccagcatGCCTCGCTGCCCAGCCTACAATCCtgaggactacatctcccacaattcCTTTCTTCCAGGGCTGCAGCCTTAAAGGAGCAGCACCCCTCAttggagggggtgtctgggggtggCTCTATCCCAGCCCCATAGAGTTCACCAGGTAGAAagacctctcccctccccccggccagcTCCTAGCTAGGACAGAGCCCCGCCAGCATTGCgcctggctctggggtggtgtCCAGCTGGCTGGGCCTGTttgctggggtcagggtgggtGGGAACAGACCGAGGGGTGAGAGTCCCATTTTCAAGCGGGGCAGGGGGAATGCCATGGCTGTGGCTCTCCCCTCcctggagaggagggaagggaaaatgGAAGATGGAAGAATTAGCAGGATTGGATGAAGGAAGGATGGGGGGCAAGTTTGgctctgcaggaggcaggaagccGATTCTCCTTCCCTCTCACCATTCTTTGTCCAGGGCCACGTGTAGGCACCTGCGGCTGTTCCTAGGGGGGAGtcgagggggcatgggggaggagaGCACCCACAACCCCCCAGCTGCAAAGCCGGAGAACAGGCCGGGAAAAGAGTGAGGGagcagcaccctctggtgggaaACTGCAGTAACAGGCTGGCCCCAtgggcccagccagcctggggtcctgccccccaacctcagccccaggagcccactagcccagtatcccgccCTGCCTGAGTCAcatgggcccatctaccccggcaTCCCGCCTTGTGAAGCAAACTCAAGTCCAAACGGGTCCAACAGAATTTTATTCTCTTGGCAGCAGCAGCTCGTTTCCAAACCCCGCCGAGGTTCAGCCCTGCTCCCGGACAGGGCCCCCTTCCCTTGCCCTCGCCCCCCACGGAGCAGGGAGTCCAGGGCCGGGCTCGCCGGAGACccagggggcagagatggggaaagTCCAGTGAGTGCAAACAGCACTgaccccgagccccagggagtgggggttccGCCCTGTTCAgctgcagggtgggagagggaccTAACCGAACCAAGTGGGGTTCCCCCAGGGCACCCCGCTATTCAAACACAGGGCATGGAGGGTTGAGGGTCTCTCTCGAACCTCAATGCAGGCCACTGGCCTGTGTTGGGGGTTCCCTGCTATcagcactgcaggctcagggaagaggaggggtgtcTTTGCTTCACGGGGAGGCCAGGGGGACACCCCCACATGACAGCCAatgcagaggaaggtgcagaCTCCCTAATGCCAGACTGGGGGTATCAGAGGAatgggggggctggtgggggggggggaagggaatctTAACCACCCCCATTAATGGATGCACAATCCCGCCGAGGACCCAGAGGAGGGAGCTCCCAGCTTTCACTTAAAGGTGGggactggagtgggactcagggaCAGCCACCCCCAAGCCAAAGGGCCTTACGGGTCAATGAGAGGCCATGGCCTatgtggaggtgggaggggctTGTTGTGAGGGGTGTGGCCTTGGAGTAAAGAGGGTGGGGCTAAGTCTCCACATCCTGGATCCCGCACTTCAGGTTTGCTGGGACAGCGATATCTGCAAAGGACAGAAAAAGAGACACAGGTTAGACAGAACGGGACGGGGTCCTGGCCTCCTCTACACCATCCACGGCCCACtattgggaatagaacccaggcgtcctggctcccagccccccgccgctctaacccaccaaccttctccctcccagcccatggagagaacccaggcatcctggctcccagccccctgccgctCTAACCCACCAACCCTTCTCCCGCCGAgccccgggagagaacccaggcgtcctggctcccagccccccgccactCTAACCCACcaacccttctccctcccagcccatggagagaacccaggcatcctggctcccagccccccgccgctctaacccaccaacccttctccctcccagcccatggagagaacccaggcgtcctggctcccagccccccgacGCTCTAACCCACCAACCCTTCTCCCGCCAAGccctgggagagaacccaggtgtcctggctcccagcttcacCAATTTGTTTGGGTTGAGGAAGATTCAAGCTGTTCATCAGCCGGACAAAGGCCTCGCAGCTCTGGGTCAGTCGGGGATTCAGggtcctctcctcctccaccgtGGACACCGTCTGGCCTGCAGGGGGCGCCAGGGGGCAGGTGAGAAacagcaccagcagggggagccccaccccacccccgcagcacAACGCCCCTGCGGGCCCCCCACCCGGCTCCCtggagcacagcgccccctagtgccgggctggggcatcggggccagccctgactgccccactgagccccgccccctgcggcacagcgccccctagtgccgggctggggcatcggggccagccctgactgccccactgagccccgccccctgcagcacagcgccccctagcgccgcgcTCGGACTCACCCGTGTAGTCGTGGGCGGGGTAGATCAGACAGTCTCCGGGGAGCGTGAAGATTTTCTCGTGCACGGAGCGGTACAGGGTCTCCGGGGAGCCTGCGGGGCGGAGAGAAGTGGGGCCTGGTTACCATGGGGTGAGGGACACAGCCAACCCCCTGGCATGGCACCCCTGACATCCCCCAGTGCCCATGGGAACCCCAGCTCCCTCTTGCCATACCCCCCCAGCATAGCACCCTGCCCgtcccccacagcgccccctctCTGAACCCCCTGGCACGGCACCCACACCATCCCCACAGCACCCACTGGCTGAGCCCCAGAGACACACCCTGCCATCCCCTTGGCAACCAGCAGCCATGGTCCTCATCGCTATGGCAACTGCTGGGCATGACCTGGAGATGTCCCCCGTTGCCATGGCAGCCACCATCATATCCCAGGGATGTATCCTCTTGTCCCCACGGTAACCATTCACCAGCCCTCCAAGAAACCCCTCCCCCTGGTaacacattcccccccccccatcaccgcAGCTCGCCCTCACCCTGCTGGAAGTCGGTGCGGCCGCAGCCCCGGATCAGCAGGGCATCCCCGGTGAAGGCCATGGTCCTGTCACTGAGCACGTAGGTCAGGCAGCCGTCCGTGTGTCCGGGGGTGGAGCGGGCTTCCAGGGCCTGCAGACAGGGGGAGCCGGCGACATGACCTCTtcatgggacccaggagtcctggctcccagccccccctgttctaaccactggaaCCCCAGGCCTTCCAAGAGCCAaggagagaactcaggagtcctggctcccagccccctactCTGACTCTACTCTGCTCCCAGAGCTgatgagagaacccaggagtccgggctcccaacttcccctccctccacacacacacgctctaatcactagacccccctgccctcccagagctgaggagagaacccaggagtccgggctcccagccccagtgcccaAGTGACTTACGAAGGCCCCGAATTCCAGGGCGTGGCCCTCGCGGAGGAGGATGTCGGCCAAGGCCCCGCTGTCCTGGGAGATCACACTGCGGCAGCCTGGGAGCATCGTCTTCAGCAGCCCGGTGCCCGTGATGTGGTCTGCGTGGCAGTGGGTGTTGGCTGCGCGGAGCAGAACCAGGGATTTACAGATGGGAACCTGACCCGCTCCCCACCCGCCCTGCCagctggtccctgccctggggccggatcgggGCCGATGCCCTCtagagggacacggggcctttccccattctccaccccctgagccagccagtccctgccttgGGGCTGGATCTGAACCGGCGCCCCTTAAAGGGGAATGGCCCTGACCCCATTCCCTTCCACAACAGGACAGTCCCCATCCAGACCCCATGGGAGCTGCTCTCACCTGCGTACAGTAAATTGAGGCCCAGCTCCTTCACCAGCTTCGCGTCCCGCTTGGCCGTCTCCAGAACCGGGTCGATCAGAACCGCCTCCTTGGTCTTCAGATCCGCGAGCAGGTAGGTGTAGGTGCAGCTCACGGGCTCAAAGAGCTGTGGAGGGGAGATCCAGTTAGcaccggcaggagagtggggtctagtggttagagcagggggctgggagccaggactcctgggttctattcctttccctcccccctccagcgtGGCACCAGTTGACGGTTGGTAAATCTCTCCCTCCCAGATATAATCACCCCTGACAGCCCAGCGGGAGTTACCGTCTCTTCACACCCAGCAGCTCCGTCTCCTCAGCTCGGCACCCAGCCGTGTTACTGGGttcccagcctgctccctggGGCCTAAaatcacacccccccccccgccccagagccccaCAGGCCTTGTAACCACGGCGCAGCCAGGAGGGAATGATCACGGCACGGCCCCGCAGCTGGCCCCCAGGGACCCAACACCAGTGCACTGTATGCTCTTATCTctacagaacccaggagtcctggctcccagcccccccgctctaaccactagaccccactcccttcccagagccccaCAGAGAAAACCCAGGAGTCTAGGCTCCCATCTCCCAccaccagccccctctcccctcccagagctggggctagaacccgggagtcctggctcccagccccccctgctctaaccactagaccccactcccctcccagagatggggagagaacccaggagtcctggctcccagccccctctgctctaaccgctagaccccactcccctcccagagatggggagagaacccaggagtcctggctcccagccccctctgctctaaccgctagaccccactcccctcccagagatggggagagaacccaggagtcctggctcccagccccctctgctctaaccgctagaccccactcccctcccagagatggggagagaacccaggagtcctggctcccaaccactcgaccccactccccttccagagccagggggagaacccaggtgtcctggctcccatcccccaTGCCCGGAGCTCACCTGCCggaagagcagcccctggccctgggcacggCAGGTACAATGCAGTCTCAGGGTCATGGCCGGAGCGTGCTGGTGGCTGGAGCCTTGGGTGATGCGGTgatgccaggctggggggggtgaGTCCTTTAAATGCCAGacggtgggggcgggaggggaggaagggggtggaggcagaggcgGGGAGGACAGGGCAGGCTGGAGATCTAAAAGTGgttggagctggggggtggggctgggagccaggactcctgggttctattcctttcCCTCTACCATGGCATCAGTTGCCGGTTGGTAAATCTCTCCCTCCCAGATAGAATCACCCCCCAGCAGGAGTTCCCGTCTCTTCACACCCAGCGGCTCCGGTTCCCCAGCCATGTTATTGCCACGGCAcatccccagcctgctcccaggGGCCcaaaatcacccccccccccccgccccggccctggaGCCAGCACAGGCCTGGTAACCACAGCGCAGCCAGGAGGGAATGATCATGTCACGGCCCCGGGACTGGCCCCAGGGTCCTCACAGACAACGGGACTGCACGGTGTGCGCTCATCtctagagaacccaggagtcctggctcccaaccagTCTAACCAGGTCTTTGCCCTTGCGGTGTAGTAACACTGAACTCTGCCCTTTCAGCCCTTTTGGGCGGTGACAGTCGTGGCAGGCAGGATTCTCTCTCACCTGCCTTCtcagggaccccctgccccccaacggAGTCCCCCCTTCTCGCTATGGAAGCCCTGGTCACCAGCCGGCCAGGGGCCTCCTCCAGATCTCTAGGCTCCCCTGCTTCCAACCCTGCGGGTTTCTGCTTTTCAGGAAGCAGCTGAGCTGTTTGTAGAGTGGCTGGGGAGAGGTaatgggttggggaggggggagcccggaCACCTgagttctctccccggctctgggaagggaagggaagggaagggaagggggtctCATGGGTTAGAGGAGGTGGGccggagccaggattcctgggttctctctccagtgCTGCCAGGTCCTTTCccctctttgtgtctcagtttccctgccttGCAGCAGGCTGATCGTTCCAAGCCAGGGCGTGGGTTGGCTCCCACCGCTGGGGGGCCAGTTAATTttagggtgaccaaacagcaagtgggaaaaatcaggatggggtggggggggtgataggagcctatataagaaaagaccccaaaatcgggactgtccctgtcaaactgggacacctggtcaccctagttaatTTCAATGGCGTTGGATGTTCAGGGAGACACCCAGCGGGGTGGGGGATCCACGCAGAGCCACAAAcaatccccccccagcccccaagccACCCCTGCCACCCACTCCGGGCACCCGCCCTCCTGGGAGCCTTTCCCCGGGCACAGGGCCCTTCTCCTCGAGGGGGTGCCGACTCCAATCCTGCGCCAGGTGGGCCACTGGCTAGctcaggggaggctggggggggagaaaTCAGACACTCATAGACATGTcagcctggaagggacctcgctCGGCCacccagtccagtcccctgccccgaGGCAGGGCTAGGTATTACCCAGCCCACCCCGGCCGGTGTCTGTCGTCCCCCGTccccgtcttctcttctcccgaCTAATTTCAATCTGCCCTCGTAGGCCACGTGTTCCAGACCGTTCATCGTTTTTATTGCTCGTCCCTGGACTCGCTCCGATTTGCCCACATCTCTCCTCgcgtgtggtacccagaactggacgcgAGACTCCAGGTGAGACGTCATCAGGGCTGAGCAGAGCTGAAGAATCATTTCTcgcgtcttgcttacaacactcctgatgAGACATCCCAGCAGGACGGCCTCTGGTTTTGCCACATCattgcactgttgactcacattcagcttgtgatccactctgacccccagatccctttccacaggactccttcctaggccgtcatttcccattctgtgtgCGTGCAGCCTTCCGAAGTGGAgcgctttgcatttgtccttattgactgtcatcctatttacttcagaccatttctccagtttgtccagatcattttgaatcttaatcctgtcctccagcgcgctagtgtgacaaagtgggggatTTTGTTAGTGTGTTGCATGAACACtgcgtgtgcctcagtttccctgtgtgctgtgtGTGTAACGAGGGGGTGAGAGGGGGTTTGTTGTTGCAGGAGACCAGGTGTGACCTCGCctagcagccgggaccccagacacCGGTCTGGAGATTGGGAGCCAGCCGGGTCCAGCCGGGGGCAAATAAAGGACCGCAGAGAGGGGCCCAGGCTGCCTGTTTACCTGAGATGGAAGACAaagggcagaggaggggctggtgggggaggggatttagGGGGCTCGGCTggaaggaggggctgggctggggacagggagcagccgGAGCCCATGGGGACGGGGACAGAGTTAGTTGGATggtgctgagactggccaggcccgAGGGCCCTGAGAACTGCCCGGGCTGGGTCCAGACATTCAATAAAcctcctgttttatgctggcaGAGAGTCACTGCTGCTAGAGACTGGGGGGCATTGctccctctgggggtgggggtcccgggggcCCAGAgtgaggggactccctgagggggcccacggcagaGCCAGGCTCCTGGAGGCTCAGAGACAtgcagttccaggaggcactgcagCCTATTAACCCCCATGAGAGATTGTGACCCCCAAGAAGGGCTGTCGCACGGGGGGTTCGTCCCAGGGGCTGTACGGAGCTGAGAGAGCCCGGGGCCTGGGAGACtgtgacagcttgcaacccctcccagcttggcattgTCCTCAGACTTTATAAGTGcgttctctatgccattatccaaatcactgaacagaaccggacccaggacagatccctccaggaccccactcgaggggtccttccagcttgactgcgAACCGCTCACACCTGCTCCCTGGGAgcgcttttccaaccagttgtgcactagGTTGGATTTCTCTGGTTTGTTTATGAGGAGGTCatgtgagactgtatcaaaagccttactcaaGTCAAGATAgaccacgtctactgcttccccccgaTCCaccaggcttgttaccctgtcaaagaaggatctgaggttggtttgacacgatttgttcttgacaaatccatgccgaGTGTTACTTATCACCTGATTATCTTCTCGGTGCACACAAACGGATCGtgtgattatttgctccattatctttctgggtaccgaagtgaagctgactggtctgtaattccctggttgtctttattcccctttttgtagcTAGGTacaatatttgcccttttccagtcctctgggatctctcccgtCCTCCAGAAGTTCTCACAGAGAATCGCTACAGGGTTCAGAGTGGTAGCGGTGTTCGTCtatatcagcagaaagaatgaggagtccttatggcaccttagaaactaacaaatttatttgagcataagttttgtgggctaaagcccacttcatcagatgcacgcagtggaaaatacagtaggaagatcgatatacacagagaacatgaaacaatgagggTTGCCATActaactcttaacgagaccaattgattaaggtgggctattatcagcaggagaaaaaaaacttttgtagtgataatcaggatggcccatttcaaacagttgacaagaaggtgtgagaaacagtagggggaaattagcctggggaaatagtttttagtttgtgtaatgacccatccactcccagtctgtattcaagcctaatttaatggtgtccagtttgcagattaattccagttctgctgtttctcattggagtctgtttttgaagttttttgttgaataattgcaacttttaagtctgtaatcgcgtgaccagagagattgaagtgttctccgactggtttatgaatgttataattcttgacctctgatttgtgtccatttattcttttacgtagagactgtccagtttggccaatgtacatggcagaggggcattgctggcacatgatggcatctatcacattggtagatgtgcagatgaacgagcctctgatagtgtggctgatgtgattaggccctgtgatggtgtcccctgaatagatatgtgggcacagttggcaacgggctttgttgcaaggataggttcctgggttagtggttctgttgtgtggtgtgtggttgctggtgagtatttgcttcaggttggggggctgtctgtaggcaaggactggcctgtttcccaagatctgtgagagtgatgggtcgtccttcaggataggttgtagatccttgatgatgcgctggagagattttagcttggggctgtaggtgatggctagtggcgttctcttattttctttgttgggcctgtcctgtagtaggtgacttctgggtactcttctggctctgtccatctgtttcttcacttcagcaggtgggtattgtagttgtaagaatgcttgatagagatcttgtaggtgtttgtctctgtctggggGGTttgagcaaatgcggttgtatcgcagagcttggctgtagacaatggatcgtgtggtgtggtcagggtgaaagctggaggcatgtaggtaggaatagcggtcagtaggtttccggtatagggtggtgtttatgtgaccatcgcttatgagcaccgtagtgtccaggaagtggatctcttgtgtggactggaccaggctgaggttgatggtgggatggaaattgttgaaatcatggtggaattcctcaagggcttcttttccatgggtccagatcatgaagatgtcatcagtgtagcgcaagtagagtaggggcattagaggacgagagctgaggaagggttgttctaagtcagccataaaaatgttggcatactgtggggccatgcgggtccccatagcagtgctgctggtttgaaggtatacattgtccccaaatgtgaaatagttatgggtaaggacaaagtcaccaagttcagccaccaggttagccatgacattatcggggatagtgttcctgacggcttgtagttcacctttgtgtggaatgatggtgtagagggcttctccatccatagtggccaggatggtgttttcaggaagatcaccaagaTCGCTAGTGGCTCAGAGATCTCTCCAGCCAGTTCCTTTCGTATCCGAGGACAGATTTCGTCAGGCCCTGCCGACCTGAAGACATGGAACTtatctaagtaattcttaactcgCTCTTTCCCTCTTGTAGCCTCAGATCCTGCCCCATGTCCGCTGACATTCACTATGGTAGTCGGCTGATGAAAACggaaacaaaaaaagcatt
The sequence above is a segment of the Chelonia mydas isolate rCheMyd1 chromosome 24, rCheMyd1.pri.v2, whole genome shotgun sequence genome. Coding sequences within it:
- the ETHE1 gene encoding persulfide dioxygenase ETHE1, mitochondrial is translated as MTLRLHCTCRAQGQGLLFRQLFEPVSCTYTYLLADLKTKEAVLIDPVLETAKRDAKLVKELGLNLLYAANTHCHADHITGTGLLKTMLPGCRSVISQDSGALADILLREGHALEFGAFALEARSTPGHTDGCLTYVLSDRTMAFTGDALLIRGCGRTDFQQGSPETLYRSVHEKIFTLPGDCLIYPAHDYTGQTVSTVEEERTLNPRLTQSCEAFVRLMNSLNLPQPKQIDIAVPANLKCGIQDVET